Proteins from a genomic interval of Anaerobaca lacustris:
- a CDS encoding glycoside hydrolase family 28 protein: MPMQEWTRRVGARMRPERTEAFHVNGYGAVGDGRTLDTRAIQAAIDACAGQGGGIVCFDPGAYLTGSVFVKEGVILRIDEGVEILGSQDLADYPEIATRVAGIEMRWPAALINICDQDNVAVVGKGLVNGKGRPFRERYWTLRREEYEPQGLRWVVDYDCRRPRTLLVSGCSNVTVQGLALHEAAFRTVHILYSKHVTIDALTIRNNTDGHGPGIDGIDVDSSSFVLIEKCDIEGGDDHVCLKAGRDADGLRVNRPTEYVVVRNGISRAGGGLIACGSETSGGIRHVLAHHLNASGMGAGLRFKSARTCGGTVEEIHLEDIEIDGVGAVLDVAVNWNPSYSYCTLPQGYTHQTLPPHWKILLQKVEPPERGIPEIKDVHIARLQASGARRAISASGMRTSILKDFHLKDVRIEAETAGQIMFAKGWRFDNVSIRTREDRKLDVQGCEDMQLLEKDD; encoded by the coding sequence ATGCCGATGCAGGAATGGACCAGGCGAGTGGGCGCTCGGATGAGGCCCGAAAGGACAGAGGCGTTCCACGTGAATGGCTACGGCGCCGTCGGCGACGGCCGGACGCTCGACACCCGGGCGATTCAGGCCGCAATCGATGCCTGTGCCGGCCAGGGCGGGGGCATTGTCTGCTTCGATCCGGGGGCCTACCTGACCGGCTCGGTCTTCGTCAAGGAAGGCGTGATACTTCGCATTGACGAGGGCGTCGAGATTCTCGGCAGCCAGGACCTTGCGGATTATCCCGAAATCGCCACCCGCGTGGCGGGCATCGAGATGCGTTGGCCGGCGGCGCTGATCAACATCTGCGATCAGGACAACGTCGCCGTCGTCGGCAAGGGGCTCGTCAACGGGAAGGGAAGACCGTTCCGGGAGAGGTACTGGACGCTGCGGCGCGAGGAGTACGAACCCCAGGGACTTCGCTGGGTCGTGGATTACGATTGCCGGCGGCCTCGCACGCTTCTCGTGTCGGGCTGCTCGAACGTTACGGTCCAGGGCCTTGCGCTCCACGAGGCCGCGTTTCGGACGGTTCACATCCTCTATTCGAAACACGTCACGATCGATGCTCTGACGATCCGCAATAACACGGACGGCCACGGGCCGGGCATCGACGGGATCGATGTTGACTCTTCGTCGTTCGTGCTGATCGAGAAGTGCGACATCGAGGGCGGCGACGATCACGTCTGCCTCAAGGCCGGCCGGGACGCCGATGGGCTGAGAGTGAACCGTCCCACCGAATACGTGGTCGTCCGCAACGGCATCTCCCGCGCGGGCGGGGGGCTGATCGCCTGCGGCAGCGAAACGTCCGGCGGCATTCGTCACGTGCTGGCCCACCACCTCAACGCTAGCGGTATGGGCGCCGGATTGCGGTTCAAATCGGCCCGGACCTGCGGGGGGACGGTGGAGGAGATCCATCTGGAAGATATCGAGATCGACGGGGTCGGCGCGGTTCTCGATGTGGCTGTGAACTGGAATCCGAGCTACAGTTACTGCACGCTGCCGCAGGGGTACACGCACCAGACGCTCCCGCCGCACTGGAAGATTCTGCTTCAGAAGGTCGAACCGCCCGAGCGGGGGATTCCCGAGATCAAGGATGTGCACATTGCACGGCTTCAGGCATCCGGAGCCAGACGAGCCATCTCCGCTTCCGGAATGCGCACATCGATTCTGAAGGACTTCCATCTTAAAGACGTCCGCATCGAAGCCGAAACGGCCGGACAGATCATGTTCGCAAAGGGCTGGCGATTCGACAACGTCTCGATCCGAACCCGGGAAGACCGAAAACTGGACGTCCAGGGCTGCGAGGACATGCAGCTCCTGGAGAAGGATGATTGA
- a CDS encoding polysaccharide deacetylase family protein, translated as MARPAMLGVFMLMLISGGSTVTHGQERTYAERLGWPAGTKVVIFHVDDAGMSHDSNVGARKAVEEGVATSLSVMMPCSWVPECAAWLRDNPQVDAGVHLTLTSEWKNYRWGPVAGASVVPGLVDEHGYLWRGVADVAAHAGADEVEAEMRAQVDKAIAVGLRPTHLDSHMGTCFLPQFVERYMKVGIEKNIPILMFGGHMQHIGAEAGLFKPLLRSLSEQLWNAGLPVIDDLVTQPTKGPQYEQRKSELIALLREMQPGVTQIIVHCTEPTEVFSYISGSGPARQAELRLMTDPDVKAFIESEGIVLTTWRELAERRQRVR; from the coding sequence ATGGCACGACCGGCGATGCTTGGCGTCTTCATGCTGATGCTGATTTCAGGAGGATCGACGGTGACGCACGGCCAGGAACGGACGTATGCCGAGCGGCTCGGATGGCCGGCGGGGACGAAGGTCGTCATCTTCCACGTGGACGACGCGGGCATGTCCCATGATTCCAACGTCGGGGCGCGCAAGGCCGTCGAGGAGGGCGTCGCCACGTCGCTGAGCGTCATGATGCCGTGCTCGTGGGTTCCCGAATGCGCCGCCTGGCTCAGAGACAATCCGCAGGTCGATGCGGGCGTGCATCTGACGCTGACGAGCGAGTGGAAGAACTACCGATGGGGGCCCGTCGCGGGTGCATCGGTCGTGCCGGGACTGGTCGACGAACATGGCTACCTCTGGCGCGGTGTGGCCGACGTCGCAGCCCACGCCGGCGCCGATGAAGTCGAGGCCGAGATGCGCGCCCAGGTCGATAAGGCCATCGCGGTGGGCCTTCGCCCGACGCATCTCGACAGTCACATGGGGACGTGCTTTCTTCCTCAGTTCGTCGAGCGCTATATGAAGGTCGGCATCGAGAAGAACATCCCGATCCTCATGTTCGGCGGGCACATGCAGCACATCGGCGCTGAGGCCGGCCTGTTCAAGCCTCTGCTGCGGTCTCTCTCTGAGCAATTGTGGAACGCCGGACTGCCCGTGATCGACGACCTCGTGACGCAGCCGACGAAAGGCCCCCAGTACGAGCAGCGAAAGAGCGAGTTGATCGCTCTGTTGCGCGAGATGCAGCCGGGCGTCACACAGATCATCGTCCACTGCACCGAGCCGACGGAGGTCTTTTCGTACATCAGTGGCTCCGGCCCTGCGCGTCAGGCGGAATTGCGTCTGATGACCGATCCTGACGTCAAGGCGTTCATCGAATCCGAGGGCATCGTCCTGACGACCTGGCGCGAATTGGCCGAGCGCCGCCAGCGAGTTCG
- a CDS encoding RNA polymerase sigma factor, protein MKWEERLLVWRLNRGDATALSEVYERCRDDLLRLAGSMLHDGPAAEDIVQDVFVAFAGAARTFRLTGRLKGYLATCVANAARNRLKAAARRRTTDLDEAASLASPGEPPDRWMAISEQFERVSGAMAELPAEQREVITLHVYGDMTFRQIAEWQQASIKTVQSRYRYGLDKLRSALNDEVVR, encoded by the coding sequence GTGAAGTGGGAAGAGAGGTTGCTGGTCTGGCGGCTGAATCGTGGCGACGCGACGGCTCTGTCGGAGGTGTACGAGCGGTGCCGGGACGATCTGCTCCGTCTGGCCGGCTCGATGCTGCATGACGGCCCGGCGGCCGAGGACATCGTGCAGGACGTCTTCGTCGCCTTCGCCGGCGCGGCACGGACCTTTCGCCTGACCGGCCGTCTCAAGGGCTATCTGGCCACATGTGTGGCCAACGCCGCCCGCAACCGGCTCAAGGCGGCCGCAAGGCGCAGAACAACGGACCTCGACGAGGCGGCCAGTCTGGCCTCGCCGGGCGAGCCGCCGGACCGCTGGATGGCGATCAGCGAGCAGTTCGAGCGCGTCAGCGGCGCGATGGCGGAGCTGCCCGCCGAGCAGCGCGAGGTCATCACGCTGCACGTGTATGGCGATATGACGTTTCGCCAGATCGCCGAGTGGCAGCAGGCGTCGATCAAGACGGTGCAGAGCCGCTATCGTTACGGCCTGGACAAACTCCGGTCGGCTCTGAATGACGAGGTAGTGCGATGA
- a CDS encoding alpha-L-arabinofuranosidase C-terminal domain-containing protein produces the protein MKTGSMILALCSLTLGLATVSPGQTRITVQVDQPGAAIRPTMWGVFFEDINFGADGGLYAELVKNRSFEFPDNIMGWSRILRSGSEGYIYIERYPQEQTNAHFLRMKVGKTGQGFGVSNGGFRGMGIQEGKEYRFSVQARLTDGGPMALRIQLAGQGRRPLAEAKLEGFTSQWQKLTVVVRAGGTDARARLNLLVEGSGTLDLDMVSLFPVDTWKGREDGLRADLVQMLADMKPGFLRFPGGCIVEGRTLDERYQWKTTIGDPADRTLIVNRWNTEFNHRLTPDYYQSFGVGFYEYFLLSKDLGAEPMPILNCGMACQFNTGELAPMDELGPYVQDALDLIEFANGPADRGWGRKRAEMGHPEPFGLKLLGIGNEQWGPQYIERYKVIAKAIQDKYPDIQLIAATGSDATIFPNGPQEIEYLWSQFRQLKADIVDEHFYRRPDWFLDNAHLYDDYPRDGSEVFVGEYGAQSIGVASPDNRNNWHTALAEAAFMTGLERNADLVTMSCYAPLFCHVDGWQWRPDLIWFDNLRVFGTPNYYVQKLFSLNRGDRVLPVAVAEPATAPNGKPRFYASSVYDEKSNEMILKVVNATGEPVRAIIQTKGAKAVGLQANVTVLASDDLNDENSFETPRKIAPVESKVPLRSAEFRYDFRPYSMTIVRLMCQSR, from the coding sequence ATGAAAACGGGTTCGATGATTCTCGCTCTATGTTCTCTGACGTTGGGGCTGGCGACGGTCTCGCCGGGGCAGACGCGGATCACCGTTCAGGTCGATCAGCCGGGGGCCGCGATCCGGCCGACCATGTGGGGCGTCTTCTTCGAGGACATCAACTTCGGGGCCGACGGCGGCCTGTACGCCGAACTGGTGAAGAATCGCTCCTTCGAGTTTCCCGACAACATCATGGGGTGGAGCCGAATCCTGCGATCGGGCTCCGAGGGCTACATCTACATCGAGCGGTATCCGCAGGAACAGACCAACGCACACTTTCTGCGGATGAAGGTCGGCAAGACCGGACAGGGCTTCGGGGTCTCCAATGGGGGATTTCGGGGCATGGGCATTCAAGAGGGCAAGGAGTACCGGTTCAGCGTCCAAGCCCGCCTGACGGACGGAGGCCCGATGGCGCTGCGCATCCAACTGGCGGGCCAGGGCAGGCGGCCGCTGGCGGAGGCCAAGCTGGAAGGCTTCACCTCGCAGTGGCAGAAGCTCACAGTGGTGGTGCGAGCCGGAGGCACCGACGCAAGGGCCCGCCTGAACCTGCTCGTCGAGGGCTCGGGCACGCTCGATCTGGATATGGTGTCGCTGTTTCCCGTCGATACGTGGAAGGGTCGGGAAGATGGCCTGCGGGCCGATCTGGTCCAGATGCTGGCCGACATGAAGCCGGGCTTCCTGCGGTTTCCGGGCGGGTGCATCGTGGAAGGCCGCACGCTCGACGAGCGATATCAGTGGAAGACCACCATCGGCGATCCGGCCGACCGCACGCTCATCGTCAACCGCTGGAACACCGAGTTCAACCACCGCCTGACCCCCGACTACTACCAAAGCTTCGGGGTGGGCTTCTATGAGTACTTCCTGCTCAGCAAAGACCTCGGGGCCGAGCCGATGCCGATCCTCAACTGCGGCATGGCCTGCCAGTTCAACACGGGCGAGCTGGCGCCGATGGACGAGCTGGGCCCGTACGTGCAGGATGCGCTCGACCTGATCGAGTTCGCCAACGGTCCCGCCGACCGGGGCTGGGGCCGCAAGCGAGCGGAAATGGGCCACCCCGAACCGTTCGGCCTCAAGCTGCTCGGCATCGGCAACGAGCAATGGGGGCCGCAGTACATCGAACGCTACAAAGTCATCGCCAAAGCGATTCAGGACAAGTATCCGGACATCCAGTTGATCGCCGCAACCGGGTCGGACGCGACGATTTTCCCCAACGGCCCGCAGGAAATCGAGTACCTCTGGTCGCAGTTCCGCCAGCTCAAGGCCGATATCGTCGACGAGCACTTCTATCGCCGGCCTGACTGGTTCCTCGACAACGCCCATCTCTATGACGACTACCCGCGCGACGGATCGGAGGTGTTCGTCGGGGAATACGGGGCCCAGAGCATCGGCGTTGCCAGCCCCGACAACCGCAACAACTGGCACACCGCCCTGGCCGAGGCGGCTTTCATGACCGGGCTCGAACGCAACGCGGACCTGGTGACGATGAGCTGCTATGCCCCGCTGTTCTGCCACGTGGACGGCTGGCAATGGCGGCCCGATCTGATCTGGTTCGACAACCTCCGCGTTTTCGGAACGCCGAACTACTATGTACAGAAGCTCTTCAGCCTGAACCGAGGCGATCGCGTTCTGCCCGTAGCGGTGGCCGAGCCCGCGACCGCCCCGAACGGCAAGCCGCGATTCTATGCCTCATCGGTCTACGACGAGAAATCGAACGAGATGATCCTCAAGGTCGTCAACGCGACGGGTGAGCCCGTCCGGGCGATCATCCAGACCAAGGGCGCCAAAGCGGTGGGACTTCAGGCGAACGTGACGGTCCTTGCGAGCGACGATCTGAACGATGAGAACTCGTTCGAAACGCCGCGAAAGATCGCTCCCGTCGAGTCGAAGGTTCCGCTGCGCTCCGCCGAGTTCCGCTACGATTTCCGGCCGTACTCGATGACGATCGTTCGACTGATGTGCCAGAGCCGGTAG
- a CDS encoding PLD nuclease N-terminal domain-containing protein has translation MATVLWGILIAYLLFWAALLIGCLRRREFCPLFLDSRRTRLFWLATFVFVNPLLTLLYLIFGRMRSPQARPVRLVRDLVLVLAILGFFVNIPGLTHLWMQPFLGRASVADRPAEAHLAVIEASNNTNTFSSTSSGDNSRLACRHMAVIVEGDHPLLHRIGAKLTERLGEIPAVETVELHRDGAFPTDGRRAPDVFVRLVVGNLKETALPYSLKLSAEIGAEIGRAPLHSTHYYQDTHTPPRLNFSLRIEMRHTSSTTGYESVRYTMAAGNIAKDLGEQIAKTLGQWRDKHGLLPELPDDFYGSYGANELPEPLKALAPVPLCSYSGLLTHNETFYQFALAGEVVETIKDMRDAMVASGWKELTSDLESSSINLRFRKDDRQMQIFQLRRREPSRGTVVRTTSSRENSTTLFGVADVLHFGYDERRAVLDGLLVAPVSMERLMLFERMFDKEQQERWLDILEEQPPRDALTQIRLAEMYEHRDRKEQAAAALVRAKALLWAARDDSTLKGRIKRLAKKLGDESLIDDPPAPGDFRDAGFVEVLPGETVELEAGIDEPMVVFCFDGEGEPVVSAVTVRRSDNEDDRFIVEHFQRQKHGSGWGSHGGFGVHGGPWQGLVRQSRQNVSVVWKIGQIATQERFTMNVAIEER, from the coding sequence ATGGCGACAGTGTTATGGGGCATCTTGATTGCGTACCTTCTCTTCTGGGCGGCCCTTCTGATCGGTTGCCTGCGCCGGCGGGAATTCTGCCCGCTCTTCCTGGATTCGCGCAGGACCCGATTGTTCTGGCTGGCCACGTTCGTCTTCGTCAATCCGCTCCTGACGCTGCTGTATCTGATCTTCGGCCGGATGCGTTCGCCCCAGGCCCGCCCGGTCCGGCTCGTGCGCGACTTGGTCCTGGTACTCGCCATTCTGGGCTTCTTCGTCAACATCCCCGGCCTGACACATCTTTGGATGCAGCCATTCCTGGGACGGGCGAGCGTTGCCGACCGCCCGGCCGAGGCGCACCTGGCGGTCATCGAGGCATCGAACAACACCAACACCTTCAGCTCGACCAGCAGCGGCGACAACAGCCGGTTGGCATGCCGACACATGGCGGTGATCGTCGAAGGCGATCATCCCCTCCTGCACCGCATCGGCGCCAAGCTGACCGAGCGGCTCGGCGAGATCCCGGCCGTCGAGACGGTCGAACTCCATCGCGACGGCGCCTTTCCCACGGATGGTCGGCGGGCGCCCGATGTCTTCGTTCGACTGGTTGTCGGCAACCTCAAGGAGACAGCCCTTCCCTATTCGCTCAAGCTCTCCGCCGAGATCGGCGCCGAGATCGGCCGGGCGCCGCTGCACAGCACGCACTACTACCAGGATACGCACACACCTCCACGGCTGAATTTCAGCCTGCGGATTGAGATGAGGCACACCAGTTCGACAACCGGCTACGAATCGGTACGGTACACCATGGCCGCCGGCAACATCGCCAAGGACCTCGGCGAACAGATCGCCAAGACCCTCGGCCAATGGCGCGACAAACACGGCCTTCTGCCCGAGCTTCCGGACGATTTTTACGGATCGTACGGCGCGAACGAGCTGCCGGAACCGCTCAAGGCGCTGGCGCCCGTGCCGTTATGCTCGTACAGCGGCCTGCTCACACACAACGAGACGTTCTACCAGTTCGCTCTTGCCGGTGAGGTCGTCGAGACAATCAAGGATATGCGTGACGCGATGGTCGCCTCCGGCTGGAAGGAACTGACCAGCGATCTGGAATCCTCGTCGATCAACCTGCGATTTCGCAAAGACGATCGGCAGATGCAGATCTTTCAGCTTCGCCGGCGCGAGCCGTCCCGTGGAACGGTGGTGAGAACCACCTCATCACGGGAGAACAGCACCACCCTGTTTGGCGTCGCGGACGTCCTGCACTTTGGCTACGACGAGCGGCGGGCGGTCCTCGACGGCCTGCTGGTGGCGCCTGTGTCGATGGAACGGCTGATGCTTTTCGAGCGCATGTTCGACAAGGAACAGCAGGAGCGCTGGCTCGACATTCTCGAAGAACAGCCGCCCCGTGACGCCCTCACGCAGATCCGACTGGCGGAGATGTACGAGCACCGCGATCGCAAGGAGCAGGCGGCGGCCGCCCTTGTTCGCGCCAAGGCCCTGCTCTGGGCCGCGCGCGACGACAGCACTTTGAAAGGTCGCATCAAGCGTCTGGCCAAGAAACTGGGGGACGAAAGCCTCATCGACGATCCGCCTGCCCCCGGAGACTTCCGCGACGCGGGTTTCGTCGAGGTCCTGCCCGGCGAGACCGTTGAGCTGGAAGCCGGGATCGATGAGCCCATGGTGGTCTTCTGCTTCGACGGCGAAGGCGAGCCCGTCGTTTCGGCGGTGACTGTCCGTCGTTCGGACAACGAGGACGACCGGTTCATCGTTGAACACTTCCAACGGCAGAAGCACGGCAGTGGATGGGGCTCGCACGGGGGATTCGGCGTACATGGCGGACCCTGGCAGGGGCTTGTACGCCAGAGCAGGCAGAACGTATCGGTGGTCTGGAAGATCGGACAGATCGCTACACAGGAGCGCTTCACGATGAACGTGGCGATCGAGGAGCGTTGA
- a CDS encoding shikimate kinase, whose protein sequence is MEQSDRNIVLIGMPGVGKSTIGVLLAKALGCHFLDTDVFMQAMQGRSLQEMIDRDGLAAFCEAEEDYILYLDASKTVIATGGSVVYSEHAMRHLAEHGVIVHLDLPVERIEERLRNLQTRGVVMEKGQTIRSLFAEREPLYRRYAQITIDCTNKNHDDLVTEIITILQR, encoded by the coding sequence ATGGAACAGAGTGACCGCAATATCGTGTTGATCGGGATGCCGGGCGTGGGCAAGAGCACCATCGGCGTGCTGCTGGCCAAGGCGCTGGGCTGTCACTTTCTAGATACGGACGTCTTCATGCAGGCGATGCAGGGCCGCTCGTTGCAGGAGATGATCGACCGCGACGGGCTGGCGGCGTTCTGCGAGGCCGAGGAGGATTACATCCTCTATCTCGACGCGTCCAAAACGGTCATCGCCACCGGCGGCAGCGTCGTCTACAGCGAGCACGCCATGCGCCACCTGGCCGAGCATGGCGTCATCGTGCACCTCGACCTGCCCGTCGAGCGGATCGAAGAACGCCTCCGCAACCTCCAGACGCGAGGCGTGGTCATGGAGAAGGGCCAGACCATCCGCTCGCTGTTCGCCGAACGCGAGCCCCTCTACCGCCGATACGCCCAGATCACCATCGACTGCACCAACAAAAACCACGACGATCTCGTCACCGAAATCATCACCATCCTTCAACGGTAA